A genomic segment from Nicotiana tabacum cultivar K326 chromosome 7, ASM71507v2, whole genome shotgun sequence encodes:
- the LOC107827746 gene encoding ras-related protein RABA3-like encodes MNQEMSGVIVEDQKQQQEMKGVNGGVHEDIKIDYVFKVVVIGDSAVGKTQVLSRFAKNEFCFDSKSTIGVEFQTRTVSIQSKIIKAQIWDTAGQERYRAVTSAYYRGALGAMLVYDITKRQSFDHVARWVDELRAHADSSIVITLIGNKADLVDLRAVPTEDAVEFAERQGLFFSETSALSGHNVESAFLKLLEEIYKVVSRKTLLIGSGANGNHIKETNNGLLKGLKIDVISGSDFEVSEMKKLSSCSC; translated from the exons ATGAACCAAGAAATGAGTGGCGTTATAGTTGAGGATCAGAAGCAGCAGCAAGAAATGAAAGGTGTGAATGGGGGTGTTCATGAGGATATTAAGATTGACTATGTGTTTAAGGTTGTGGTAATTGGGGACTCTGCTGTTGGTAAAACTCAGGTGCTGTCCAGGTTTGCTAAGAATGAGTTCTGTTTTGACTCCAAATCTACCATTGGTGTAGAGTTTCAGACTAGGACTGTCTCCATTCAGTCCAAAATCATCAAAGCCCAGATCTGGGATACTGCTGGCCAAGAAAG GTACAGAGCAGTGACAAGTGCATACTACAGAGGAGCACTAGGAGCTATGTTAGTTTACGACATAACAAAGAGACAGAGCTTTGATCATGTAGCTAGATGGGTTGATGAACTCAGGGCTCATGCCGATAGTTCCATTGTGATCACGTTGATCGGTAACAAAGCCGATCTAGTCGACTTGAGGGCAGTTCCAACTGAAGATGCAGTCGAATTTGCAGAGAGGCAAGGGCTGTTTTTTTCTGAGACATCAGCTCTTAGCGGCCACAATGTAGAGTCAGCATTCTTGAAACTATTGGAAGAAATATATAAAGTGGTGTCAAGGAAGACTTTGTTGATAGGTTCTGGTGCTAATGGgaatcacatcaaagaaaccaatAATGGGTTGCTTAAAGGATTGAAAATTGATGTTATTTCTGGTTCTGATTTTGAGGTCAGTGAGATGAAGAAATTATCTTCTTGCTCTTGCTAA